In Lolium rigidum isolate FL_2022 chromosome 3, APGP_CSIRO_Lrig_0.1, whole genome shotgun sequence, the genomic window TATAGAGCTACTCGCTTGGATCAGCCGATCAACTGTTGCCCGGTCAGGTGTTGGAGGAACCTCGGTAAGGCGACCgtcgagccgctgctgccgccgggACAGGCCTCGGCGGCAGCAAGTCCCGGCTGGCCTCGAGCTTGGCGAGGACGTCGATCAGGTAAATTTGAAATTCTAGAGTTTTAAGAGGCAATGTGCAGTGTAATCACTCTAAAGTTTTACCTGTGTTATCAGGAGTATACGTCCTGATGCCATCTCTGGAGTACAATTGACCTCTGCCACTAAATTTCTCCCTAACAAAAATTAAGAAAACGTTACAAACAAGACGGATCGATCAGTGGATCAGGCACTGTCCGTCAGGGCCTGCAAGAAGCACGGTAGGGCGAGCGGCGCGCCGCCGGGGCAGGCCTTGGCGGCAGCGCATCCCGGCTCCCTTGCGCCGACGCCCTGGCCTCGATCTCCTCGAGCTTGGCGAGGACATCGTCCATGGAGGGCCTGGACTTGGGGTCGCCGCAGAGGCAGTTGTACGCGAGCCTGGCCGCATTCGCCGCCGCCTTGGAAGGGTACTGGCCGGCGAGCCGCTGGTCCATGAGGCCGGTGAGCTTCCTGCCGCCCGAGGCGATGTAGGGCCGCGCCCACTCCACGAGGTTCACCTGGTGGCTGGGCCGGTTGGTGTCGTGCGCCCGGAGCCCCGTGAGCAGCTCGAGGAGCACTACGCCGAAGCCGTAAACGTCGCTCTTGACGTAGAGGTGGCCCGTGGCGACGTACTCCGGCGCGGCGTAGCCGTAGGTGCCGATGATCCTGGTGGTGACGTGCGACCGCCCCGCCGCGGGACCGCTCTTGGCGAGGCCGAAGTCCGAGAGCTTGGGCCCGAAGTCGGCGTCGAGGAGGATGTTGGAGGCCTTGAAGTCCCGGTAGATGATCTGTGTCTCCGGCGAGTGCAGGAAGGCGAGGCCACGGGCGGCGCCGATGGCGATCTTCAGCCGCGTCTCCCACGTCAGCGGCTCGAACGCCGCGCCCCTCCTGAAGAGGTGGTTCTCGAGGCTGCCCTTGGGCATGAACTCGTAGACGAGGAGGAGCTCCCTGTCCTCGCCGCAGTACCCCAGCAGCTTCACCAGGTTCGGGTGCTGCAGCCGGCCCAGGAAGTTCACCTCCGACTGCACTtgcaataaaaaaaattaaaattgccACTTCAGCACGCCGACTTACGAAAGTTCATCGCTGACGAACGTAGAACATGGACAGCTAGGAATACTAAAACAAGTGCAGATTGCCAGCCGAACAAGCAAATCACTGATTGCAATGCAATGCGAGAGTGGCGATCATGCCAAGCACGGCAGGTCTCGTACGTGTTTTAACCGTCGATCTGGGGCTTGAGATTCGTGTGTTTTAGCGACCCGCAGATGGTGCATGCGAAATGGGGCGAAGTTGATATCACAACCGTTGCTATTTACTCATGTTTCTCGAGATTCGGTTCAGCATGACCCCACATAAAAAGAGAATCTACAGCTGTTATGTGTGTAAATCAATAAGTACTCTTGGCAGCATCGCATGTACCATCTAAATAATTAACAAGGACTTTATAAATCCATCACGTCATTTCGCAGGACTACATGAACCTCGTTATATGGACTACGTGCGTAAATAATAGAGGACTCTATAGATCCAGTTCACGaaatatatttttaaatattAAATATTAGATTCATTTCGAAGAGTTCGTTGTCGGAAGTCAAATATGCAATTAAAAACGAGTTTGCATTTGTTACGTGAAAGCTTGTGCTCGTTTTTCAATTAAGTAGTGCATTAGAGAAGGGAATCTTCTCATATGAGTGGGCACATATGGGGACCCCACTGACGACCATCCATTTGGCATGCAACGGTTGTGATTTCGTTTTGGCCCCATTTCATATGCACAGATGCATTTCCGGTGTTTTAGCCATCGTGTTTCATTTGTATTCTTAGGAATACATGTAGGAAAACACAAAGAAACTCGATGAAACTGAATAATTTCGTGCGCGAGACAAAATCATTTCTCTAATGCGCACTGCATTGTCTAAATCATAGCCAAGCTTCATGCAAGGTATGATTGGAGACGGACCAAATTATCCGAGTTGGAAATTGGAGCTTCTGAGCCAAGCAAGGTTGCATCAAGGGTTGGCTTGTACTGCTGCAATAGCCCTAGAAAATGACTAGAGCAAATACTAGTACTAGTAGGTGGCTAGAGGAAAAGAGATTTTATTATCTCGGCGAAAATGGCTAATTTAAAAATGAACTAAGTTTCTTACGACCTCCCTTTCAAAGTAATTGTCACGGTTTTGTCTAAATTTCAATAAATCTAGAAACATTTTAGTTATAAATATATAGATAAAGTTGACACTTAGGGATGGAGTTATCTTTCGTACTCCGGTGCAATTTGGACCGAATTAATGAAATGCAAATTGACCAGAGAGCACAATGTACTCAGGTGAACATGGACAGCTAGGACTACGTACCAAAAGTCTAAAACAAGTCCAGATCGCCAGCCGAACAAGCGGATTAGTGATGGCAATGCACTGCATTGTCTGAATCATAGCGAAGCTTCATGCAAGGTACTGCGATTGGAAGCGGACCAAGTTGTCCGAGTTGAAAGTTGAAACGTTGGAGCTTATCAGCCAAAGGTTGCATCAAGGGTTGACTTGTATTAGAGCTGCGACTAGTAGTTTCCGGTGGCTAGAAGAAAACAGATTTTGTTATTATCGTGGCGAGAATTGACTAGCTAAGAATGAAGAGCATAGGAAGGAATATAAATTGTTACTTATCACGTAACAGAAAGGGATGCATGGACTTGTCTTTGCTACTCCAGCGTAATTTGACCAGGAAAATGGAGAGGCCGGCCGGCGCGCGGGGCTGTCACTTGGCCTTACGACTGACTGGATCAACTCAAGCTGCGCAAGCAACAGAACTGGAAGGAAGAAATTCCGGGGGTGagcgatggatggatggatgaagCAGACAAGCACGCACCTGCCATTCCTGGAGTCCCTGGACGCTCTCGTGGTTGAGCTtcttgacggcgacgacgacgccggcggaGCTCTTGGCCGGGTTGAGGCTGCGCTCGTCGGCCCAGCCCTTGTACACCCGCCCGAACCCGCCCTCGCCCAGCACCATCTCCGGCTTGAACCCGCGCGTCACCGCCCGCAGCTCTGCCAGCGTGAACACCCGCAGCTTGGGCGCGTCCAGGACCCGCCCGCCCACGTCCGCGCCGGTGCTCGGCCACCGCCGGTAGTCCTCGCTCCCGCTGCTCACGCCGCTCATGGCTCCGCTGGAGCCGCTTGTCCCGCTGGTCCCGCTGCTGCTCCCGGCGCTCATCTCCTTGTTGGgccacgacgacgacggcggcgacttgcCTGAACACGCGGCACGGAGAGAAAAGAAAACGAGCTCGAATCAGGCACAATTCGAATCTGAACTCCGAAGGAACAAGACGATGATCGGAGGAGACGATCAGCGCGCGTACCTGTGGCCGGAGGAGCCGGAGATTCGTCGCGGCATCCGAAGCAGTTCCCCATGTAGCTAAGCTAGCTAGCTAGACAGATTTCCTCGATCTCCCGGCTGTGTGTGTGATCTTGCTTGGTGGTAGCTAGGCGATCGTGCGTGCTCATGTACTTATATCGGAGAAGACGAAATGGCGGGACGTGGACAGCGTGAGGTTGATGGCGCCAAGGGACAACTGAACTGGTCGTACTCGTACCAGTACCCCACTGGAGGAGCGAGCTAGCGTGGACCCGGCTCAGGGCCACGCCCTCGATCGCCAGTCAGCAACCGGAACTAGCTTCCCCGGTTCCGTCTCAGAGTATCCATTTTCCCGCGCGCCCACCTCTAGTCCGACTTACTGCAATCCAGCAACAAAAACCTGTAACAAGTTTCTCATATGTAAATTTGTTCTCGGTAAACTTGAGCTTGTCACGAAAAAATAACCACAAACATTAGAATCTTAAAAGAATAAATGCCAACTAACAGTCAAGAAAGATGATGCCAACAATGCAAAGGTATGAGCTCTTGTTGATAGGGGAGCGCCACAACCTCATGTCAATCGTCATCAAATGGATGCCAAGATCCAAACATATAATCTGTTCAAGATGCTCGTTTTGAACTTGCGCTTCTCAACATTCatcacgatcaccacttgatgtcattctCTTCCATGCCACAACCTCATATCCATCGTTATCAAATGGATGACAAAATTCAAACGTATAATCTCTTCAAGATGCTCATTTCGAACTTGCGCTTCTCAACATTCATCACGaacaccacttgacgtcatcctcagTGGCCCCCTCCCTAACAAAGTTTGCTTGTCTCTTAAGATTTTATTTTTACTGGAGTGTTCTTTTGCTCTTTAggaatgtttttttttgttctgtTACTTGAAGGCCGAGAAACAATTCAATGGAATTGGAACAAAGTCAAGCGGTGGGTTTAAGAGATATCCTTCCATTCTTGGAAATCCGAGCGCTCTACGTCCAGTTTTTTTCGGTGAAGACGATGATGCGCTGAGATCTTGGACTCGTCGGCTCACCCCCTTTACACCGGCCAGGTATGATAACTGAGTATGGGGATACGATATATATTTGACATGTTACTAGATGTCGGTTCCAAATATTAACCATATGTAAAGAAACACAGTTTAAAAACTAGGTACAGATccggaaatggtgaatggaacctgggtgcgcgtgcacctatttacgaaaagttcaaaaaaatgctatttaaatgtttcaaaaaaatgtgaagtaaatttttgcttgTATatgttatgttgatacttactcgtgtgtgttttcacggaaaaataccattgtgtgtgacctacacaaaaatgacaaaatgcaaattcctattcctgtgaatagtaaaattcctattcactattctcatttggacatgttgtcatttttatgcaggccacacacaatggtattttttcgtgaaaactcacacgagtaagtataaacataatatgtacatgcaaaattttacttcacatttttttgaaacttttaaatagcattttttgaacttttcgtaaatgggtgcgcgcacccaggttccaaacgtccAGGTCGGGTATAGATCatgttactaagagcatctccactcgtccccccgaggaggcccccggcgagcgttttttccatccggacggcgaaattcggcccagtcgcgcccccggttcctcgttttcgtccggatttgggcctaaattcatccggcgatcccacgccccggcccccggggagttctcggggactccggacgagtgaaaagcgggaagggcccgatccgtcggtgactcgacgcacgaaccccaccgccacgtcgctcaaaatctcccccacccctcgtatctctctcgccgccggcaccaccccgccggcttgttgcccagattgcgccgccactccttccccacctaCCTATATTCCGGcgtgtttggacgacggcctatctggctgctcttccgccggcctgttttccggcctgcttgctcgtcatcactcgcggctcgggttgcctcgaccaagcccgtcaggtgttcgtccatttgcctcgccggccatggactcggacgacgaggaggagcagatgttcgtcgagcttatgcaagaagagatggcagcagccgcccaagacgacgagcacatgatgatccttggttgcttggcaagcatgtacgccggaccggcaactcgtcgccgtggtgggtcggcacgaggtcgccggaagtgcaagccgagacagcgaatggagggctaccgcatgttgtacgccgactacttcgccgacaatccattgcacggtgagagtgttttccggcgtcgtttcgggatgagcagaaagctatttcgcaaattgtgtatgccatccgccactttgatccctacttcgatgcaaggcggattgcactggtttggttggattttcgtcactgcagaagtgcacagtggctatgaggatgctggcgtatggagctcccggtgatactgcagacggtatctttctttggtatgcctggatccaacaatgacatcaacgtcctaaactgctccccggtcttttccaagcttgttgagggtcatgctcctccggtggactatgtgatcaatggtcggcactacaacaaaggatactaccttgcagacggtatctatccaaagtgggcaacatttgtgaagactatctccaaccccggcacccccaaactttgcgagtttgtcaagaaacaagaagcttgccgaaaagacgtcgagcgagcatttggtgtcctccagccagAGATTTgctcgtcgtccggttccccgctatgacttggtccaaagatcgatgtgggaggtgatgaaccgctgtgtgtgcctacacaatatgattattgaagatgagcgaaagcatccggttcctccggctgagcaagaagcaccatatgagagagagggtcctcttgcacagccctaatcaccaggtgcctccatcatgggccgccttcattgctatgcgccaggagattcgagactctacaatgcaccagcctgccgcaagatgatccggtggagcacatatggaggctccgaggcaacgccaacgccgacgccaactagtctgtcttaatttgtttgaaaaattgtgaaatttgtgtgcttcatttgtttcagcacttgtactcgttatcgccgaatttgtttcagcaattttcgtcctcttgtttgccgaacttgttaaattttatgttgaatttgtttgaaatatgtcaaatggtcgaggttgggggtttcctgccggggggacggctggaacttcggcgctccccacgccaaatcttcatccaatccggacgaaaatttcgccggatttgggcgtggggagcgccaacgagtggggatgctctaagctaAGTTCATGGGGCATGGGCTTTTATCTCCaacgagcatatgctcccggatgatatgaaatttgaaataattagaaataaaaatctaaaaatatgaaaatttatatgcttgttttcattaatatgatttgTCTTGTGCAAATTTTAGTATCTATGTTTCCCTAATATAAAATACGGAGATCGGTGGTCTAAATAAGCAGCAAATTCGGCACTCAACTTGTATTTTTTAACACATGTCACAATGTTTCTGtttttctctatttaaataaaaccaAACAACCAAGGGACACGAACATGCACAGGTAGAATGTTTATTCCGATATTTCAACGTGCATATTGCATGTGCTCTTGGGAGCCGAGCTGGATATCTGAAATTCATGATCCAATATTGGGATAACAATTATTCataatttgatttgactttttctTTCTTGAGCCATGGATTGAATTTGGATTTAAAATCTTGTGAGACAACATATTGGAAATATTGAGGCTGGCAGTAGAGGCTTTTTCCGCCGGTTACTAGAAGAGAAGAAAAGAGATGTTGACAGTTGATGACCGGTTGTTGTTGGTGGCTGGTGGACTGGGCAAGCTGCAACGACGGATTCTCTCGGCTGGTTCCCTGCTCGGCTCGGCGGCGCATCCTGAAAGGAAACCGTGTGTCCGGTGTTCACCTCCGGCCGTACGTACACGCACGCAAAATGCGAATGAAATGATTACTGCCACTAATCCTCCGTAGCCAGTTAGCCACCCCACTCATCGGAGTACGTACTTATATTACGGAGTACAAAAAAAAGGCAGAGCTTTCGATTGGCTCTTGAAAGGCAGAGCTTTACTTGGTTTCTTCTAACCAAGTAACACGACTAGCTCCGTTCGGTGACCAATTACCACGCCTCCAAATAGACAACCGGAAAGTATAATTCTAATCAATCGAAATTTAAGAAGAAACAACAATCGGTTCGATTGTTGATGTTTTATTTGAAAGGGCTAGACTAGACTTATATACTAGCCCGTTAATTCCTACCACTTAATCTTAATTTATTGTATCATCCCGTCCACTCCGTGGATTCAGTTTTTATTATATTCACCCTAACTTAAAATGCTTACCTGCCACTGGCTGGAGGTAATGGCTTAGTGGCTTTAGGATATGCCATGACCGAATTCCTTATCTGTTCTATGGGCAAGATCCAAGGTGAACAATCAAATTTaaaatcaaaatcaaaatcaagttgaagaaatgtgcTTTTTGTGCGGACGAAGTTCTTGTTCATACTAAGCCCACTAATTCTTATCTCCCTGTTTTTGGCTCCCTTTGCCCACAATCACAAGCCCATTGGGCATAAGAAAATGCCACCCTGTGCCAAAGCATACATCTTTCTTGGATATTCTTTCTTTTGGCCAAAGGTCTCGCTTGGCGGTATGGGGATATCAAAAGGAAAGGGATGAAGTTTTTCTCGCTTTTAACGTATAGTTCAACATGCTCATCAGCGCATGACCCAAAGATGTGATCATCCAAGGGCACATTAGCATGGCATACTCCTCCTACTTGCTTTGTCaatgtgaaacaaaataaaataagccAAAAAAGAAGATTTTCCTTACTTATTTTTAATCGCAAAAGGACTCTTATTTCTGTGATAATCAAGGCTGCATTTTTGGGGACACTGATGTTTAAGCTGAAACTCCAACGTAGAGCAAGTCCAGGAGGATCCAATAGCGCACCCCCTCCCCCAATCGTAAACATAGGGGTGAGACAGGAAAAAAGAAAGAGCCTAAAAATATAGGTAAATATGACATAGGAACGAGAATATAGAGGAGCtgattgagatagacaaaatattGGGGGAGAATGGGAAGCCCGTACAAGGAGTGTACAAAGAGACATGTTGGAAAAGTTGCAATTTTCCCCATAATTTAATCGATAAAAAACAAtagataaaacatgactaaaaatATTGGAATTAAACTAGTCATGTAAATCACCGTCGAGTAGAAAAGCAAAAAGTCTAAACTGATTTGGTAAAAACAATATATTACCTAACAATGAGCCTAAACAAATTACTAGAAGGAATTTAAGTATAATCTCATAAACACAAGATAATAACACATACTGTCTAAGTCCAGAAGAACAACTCCTCTTCTTTTTGTTAGCCAATAGGGTTTCCCCGCTGGTAAATCTTATGTGTCATACTTCATTGATTTTTTATGAGTTTATTTGAGATCACCTATTTTTTATAGACTACGACGTTTAACACTtaaactcatataggtgtgttttgCAATATATGTTCTGCAGAACAACATCTGTGtttaaataagccacttagaacacattaatatAAAATCATCCTACAGTGCAGACTAGGAAAGTATTGCATCTTCACAGAGTGGTATCACAAGAGAGTAAGGATATTTCCTCTCAGTTGATATATAGTTTGTCTTCCaattctaattcacgggatctccaatCACATAGAGTGGGATACCGTTGTGGACAACTTATACAGTGGGTCTCATACTCATCTCCTTTGATGCAttatctatcacattacgtgatagatcATCTGTTGAGGGGTCTGCCAAATTTCTAGACGCATGGATATAAGCCAACCCAATAACTTCAGTGTTTCTCATTTTTCTCACAAATTTGAACCTCCTCCTTACATACCctcatgacttcatattatccttagagcaactctaacagaaccCGTAAATGCCGCCGAAACTGAACTTTTTCGGTGGATATACGGGTTCGAGCCGAATGCGTCATAGAACAGAGCCCAAATCCGTGGCCCGGCGCGTAAAAGTTTCTCGAGGGCCCAAGAAACACGAGGCTCGCCGTATATATAGAGGCCGTGGAGTGGAGTAGGATTTCAAAACCCTACTCTCCGCCGCCGCACCCGCCGCTCCGTCGCGAAAACACTTGCCCTCCGGCTAGGAATTCCAGCCGCTTCGTCGCCTTAGCCACTCCGCCGCGACCTCCCCTCCATTCGCAATAACGTGCGCATGACGATGCGGCAGGGGAGGCGGACGAATCGGCGGCGAAAgctcgccgcctcgtccgccaGTGTTGCGGTCGGAGGCGGACCGCGGGAAGTGGACGCGTTCCAAGGGTGCGCGCAAGCGGGTGGCTCGCAAGTGGCCATGCAGGGTGGCACGCAGGTCGACCCGCATTGCTGCGCGAGATGGGGATGGTGAGGTCTTGCCCATTGgctcgtgcagcccgccgcttccgccgctccccgacagcgacgatgaagacgacggtgcACCGGCGCTTCCCCTCACATGCGGGAACTCCACGTAGGCGACGATGTTCGAGGttgccgccatcgtcgtcgcctAGGCTTCTTCCAACGCcgcatcctcttcttcctccgccgcaCGTAGAGGCCCTGGTGACTATCCCGGGGCCAATTTTTGGTCAGATTATACGCGGCACATAGGATTAGTTCTTTCTTATGGCTATAATATGTAAATTATGTATGAATGTAGCTCGATCA contains:
- the LOC124695203 gene encoding probable serine/threonine-protein kinase PIX13, encoding MVLGEGGFGRVYKGWADERSLNPAKSSAGVVVAVKKLNHESVQGLQEWQSEVNFLGRLQHPNLVKLLGYCGEDRELLLVYEFMPKGSLENHLFRRGAAFEPLTWETRLKIAIGAARGLAFLHSPETQIIYRDFKASNILLDADFGPKLSDFGLAKSGPAAGRSHVTTRIIGTYGYAAPEYVATGHLYVKSDVYGFGVVLLELLTGLRAHDTNRPSHQVNLVEWARPYIASGGRKLTGLMDQRLAGQYPSKAAANAARLAYNCLCGDPKSRPSMDDVLAKLEEIEARASAQGSRDALPPRPAPAARRSPYRASCRP